The following proteins are co-located in the Brachybacterium sacelli genome:
- the dps gene encoding DNA starvation/stationary phase protection protein Dps, whose translation MADLSYTVPGLGTDDSVRLVETLQDRLHAMNDLQLTLKHAHWNVTGPHFIAVHEMLDPQVEEVRGDADDLAERIAQLGGSPVGTPGRLVAERSWSDYTLGKADTQEHLHALDEVYDGIIASNRKAITLAGELDPLTEDILIEQTRGLEKFQWFVRAHLERSSS comes from the coding sequence ATGGCTGACCTCTCGTACACCGTTCCCGGACTCGGCACGGACGACTCCGTGCGCCTGGTCGAGACGCTGCAGGACCGCCTGCATGCGATGAACGACCTGCAGCTGACCCTCAAGCACGCGCATTGGAACGTCACAGGGCCCCACTTCATCGCGGTCCACGAGATGCTCGACCCGCAGGTCGAGGAGGTGCGCGGCGATGCCGACGACCTCGCCGAGCGCATCGCGCAGCTGGGCGGCTCCCCCGTCGGCACCCCCGGGCGCCTGGTCGCCGAGCGCAGCTGGTCCGACTACACGCTCGGCAAGGCCGACACGCAGGAGCACCTGCATGCCCTCGACGAGGTCTACGACGGCATCATCGCCTCGAACCGCAAGGCCATCACCCTGGCCGGCGAGCTCGATCCGCTCACCGAGGACATCCTCATCGAGCAGACCCGCGGGCTGGAGAAGTTCCAGTGGTTCGTGCGCGCCCACCTCGAGCGCTCCTCCTCCTGA
- a CDS encoding PadR family transcriptional regulator, which yields MRHQHPFHQPRFGDDIDRAGRRHHDGPHDPTGTDGGDSRRGDGRGPRGGGRGRRGPDGFDGPGRWGGAPGRRGGPDGVAFVGGPDGEFGARGPRGGGRGPRGGGPRGGGGPRGGGERRGPHRAPRGDVRTAVLLLLAEEPMHGYQLMQTITERTGSRWRPSPGAIYPTLSQLEDEGLVITEKVGGRKLASLTESGRAHVEEHSSTWPDPFPPAAHSADDELLDLRELGQGLLGAVREVARSGSDEQVRQVATLLEETRHGIYTILAGPAPTSAGQD from the coding sequence ATGCGACACCAACACCCATTTCACCAGCCCCGCTTCGGGGACGACATCGACCGCGCCGGCCGCCGCCATCACGACGGGCCCCACGACCCGACGGGAACCGACGGCGGGGACTCTCGCCGCGGTGACGGCCGCGGACCTCGCGGAGGCGGTCGCGGACGCCGCGGCCCGGACGGCTTCGACGGCCCCGGGCGATGGGGCGGCGCGCCCGGTCGACGCGGAGGGCCCGACGGAGTCGCCTTCGTCGGCGGCCCGGACGGCGAGTTCGGCGCCCGCGGACCGCGTGGAGGAGGTCGCGGTCCTCGCGGCGGCGGCCCCCGCGGCGGCGGCGGCCCCCGCGGCGGCGGCGAGCGTCGCGGACCGCACCGGGCGCCCCGCGGGGACGTGCGCACCGCCGTGCTGCTGCTGCTCGCCGAGGAGCCGATGCACGGCTATCAGCTGATGCAGACCATCACCGAACGCACCGGCAGCCGCTGGCGTCCGAGCCCCGGGGCCATCTACCCCACGCTCAGCCAGCTCGAGGACGAAGGCCTGGTCATCACCGAGAAGGTCGGCGGGCGCAAGCTCGCGAGCCTCACGGAGTCCGGACGCGCCCATGTCGAGGAGCACTCCTCCACCTGGCCCGACCCGTTCCCCCCGGCCGCGCATTCCGCGGACGACGAGCTCCTCGACCTGCGCGAGCTCGGGCAGGGGCTGCTCGGCGCAGTGCGGGAGGTCGCTCGTTCGGGCAGCGACGAGCAGGTACGTCAGGTCGCGACGCTGCTCGAGGAGACCCGCCACGGCATCTACACGATCCTCGCCGGCCCGGCCCCGACGTCGGCCGGACAGGACTGA
- a CDS encoding SufE family protein, with translation MNDGTALPEPFAEIADDFHALGGKDRLQLLLEFSQSLPELPERYADHPELLEPVPECQSPIFLVTEVEGAGSEATARLFFSAPREAPTTRGFAAILAEALDGRSVGEVLATPDAVTGQLGLAEVVSPLRLNGMAGMLARIKRQIRAKATL, from the coding sequence ATGAACGACGGCACCGCCCTGCCCGAACCGTTCGCCGAGATCGCGGACGACTTCCACGCCCTGGGCGGGAAGGACCGCCTGCAGCTGCTGCTGGAGTTCTCCCAGTCCCTGCCCGAGCTCCCGGAGCGCTACGCGGATCATCCCGAGCTGCTCGAGCCGGTGCCGGAGTGCCAGTCGCCGATCTTCCTGGTCACCGAGGTGGAGGGCGCCGGCAGCGAGGCGACCGCGCGACTGTTCTTCTCCGCCCCGCGGGAAGCACCGACCACCCGCGGCTTCGCGGCGATCCTCGCGGAGGCGCTCGACGGCCGCAGCGTCGGCGAGGTGCTCGCGACCCCCGACGCGGTGACCGGTCAGCTCGGCCTCGCAGAGGTCGTCAGCCCGCTGCGGCTGAACGGCATGGCCGGGATGCTCGCCCGCATCAAGCGCCAGATCCGCGCCAAGGCCACCCTCTGA
- a CDS encoding sulfurtransferase → MTVPADPTPALQEYAHPEKLVTTQWLADRLGAGDRADLVVVESDEDVLLYETGHIPGAVKIDWHLDLNDPVTRDYVDGAGFAKLMDASGITRGTTVVIYGDKSNWWAAYALWVFELFGHADVRLLDGGRAAWEAEGRELTTSTDASPVATTGYPVLPREDAPIRAFREDVVDFLGGQLVDVRSPQEYSGERTHMPDYPQEGTVRGGHIPSARSVPWARAAAEDGRFKSRADLEAIYQGELGFDPSAPVIAYCRIGERSSHTWFVLRYLLGFDSVRNYDGSWTEWGNAVRLPIAVGTEAGEVPTR, encoded by the coding sequence ATGACCGTTCCCGCCGACCCGACTCCCGCCCTGCAGGAGTACGCCCACCCCGAGAAGCTCGTGACCACCCAGTGGCTGGCGGATAGGCTCGGCGCCGGGGACCGCGCTGATCTCGTCGTCGTCGAATCCGACGAGGACGTGCTGCTGTACGAGACCGGTCACATCCCCGGCGCAGTGAAGATCGACTGGCATCTGGACCTCAACGACCCCGTCACCCGCGACTACGTCGACGGCGCCGGCTTCGCGAAGCTCATGGACGCCTCCGGCATCACCCGCGGGACCACCGTGGTGATCTACGGGGACAAGTCCAACTGGTGGGCGGCCTACGCCCTGTGGGTGTTCGAGCTGTTCGGCCATGCCGACGTGCGTCTGCTCGACGGCGGCCGCGCCGCCTGGGAGGCCGAGGGTCGCGAGCTGACGACCTCGACCGACGCCTCCCCCGTAGCCACCACGGGCTATCCGGTCCTCCCGCGCGAGGACGCCCCGATCCGCGCTTTCCGCGAGGACGTGGTGGACTTCCTCGGCGGTCAGCTGGTCGACGTGCGCTCGCCGCAGGAGTACTCCGGCGAGCGCACTCACATGCCGGACTACCCGCAGGAGGGCACCGTGCGCGGCGGCCACATCCCCTCGGCCCGCTCGGTGCCGTGGGCCCGCGCCGCCGCCGAGGACGGCCGCTTCAAGTCCCGGGCCGACCTCGAGGCGATCTATCAGGGCGAGCTCGGCTTCGACCCCTCCGCCCCGGTGATCGCGTACTGCCGCATCGGAGAGCGCTCCTCGCACACCTGGTTCGTGCTGCGCTACCTCCTCGGCTTCGACAGCGTGCGCAACTACGACGGCTCCTGGACCGAGTGGGGCAACGCCGTGCGCCTGCCCATCGCCGTCGGCACCGAGGCGGGCGAGGTCCCCACCCGATGA
- a CDS encoding VOC family protein, which yields MENLEQEPITPRLDLIILDCPDAMELATFYSGLMRWPLEDGSDGDWATLAPPRGGITPENPDGEAALAFQRIDDYQRPTWPGGSHPQQIHLDLSVPDIDAAEPQVLALGATVHEHQPSTSGSFRVYTDPAGHPFCLIRGA from the coding sequence ATGGAGAACCTTGAGCAGGAACCCATCACCCCCCGACTCGACCTGATCATCCTCGACTGCCCCGATGCGATGGAGCTGGCGACCTTCTACTCGGGCCTGATGAGGTGGCCGCTCGAGGACGGCTCGGACGGTGACTGGGCGACGCTCGCCCCGCCGCGCGGGGGCATCACCCCGGAGAACCCCGACGGCGAGGCCGCCCTCGCCTTCCAGCGGATCGACGACTACCAGCGGCCCACCTGGCCGGGTGGCTCCCACCCCCAGCAGATCCACCTGGACCTCTCCGTGCCCGACATCGACGCGGCCGAGCCGCAGGTGCTCGCGCTCGGGGCGACGGTCCACGAGCACCAGCCCTCGACCTCCGGCAGCTTCCGGGTCTACACGGACCCGGCGGGGCACCCCTTCTGCCTGATCCGCGGCGCCTGA
- a CDS encoding alkaline phosphatase family protein has translation MSQTLQAAPATRAPSDPGENRRLVVISVDAMSVVDVPFARTLPNLSRVLAGGWGSAEAIYPTVTYPNHTSQTTARTAAGHGIYANEIVQPGVRRPDWFWDARAITSPTLFDLAAAKGLTTASVGWPVTGWSPSIDIAVPEIWDPAGLDQTRAVLRDAASERGRAYVDRHAGEIGWDTKHRFGRFNTAVAVDMIGSDRPDVLFVHLVDVDSARHTTGRFTPEVREAFERVDGWIGEILDALGAAGLAEDTNVAVVSDHGHVEVGRCFRANHLLVQEGLIRLDEQGEVASWDAWVHGCGLTGQLHLHPEAGQSTRERVLALVETWVEDPEIPVAALLGREVMREEYGYDGPFVGVLEGTSGTNFQNLWEGRSLYGRFDPDYTFLLSQHGHLPEQDIQAVFAMVGPDIADGVRFARCTVPDEAATFAHLLGLEFPEADGEPVTRVRA, from the coding sequence GTGTCCCAGACCCTCCAGGCCGCACCCGCCACCCGTGCCCCGTCGGACCCGGGGGAGAACCGACGACTCGTGGTGATCTCCGTCGATGCGATGAGCGTGGTCGACGTCCCCTTCGCGCGCACCCTGCCCAACCTCTCCCGCGTGCTCGCGGGCGGCTGGGGCAGCGCCGAGGCGATCTACCCGACCGTGACCTACCCCAATCACACCTCGCAGACCACCGCCCGCACCGCTGCCGGGCACGGCATCTACGCCAACGAGATCGTGCAGCCCGGAGTGCGCAGGCCCGACTGGTTCTGGGACGCCCGGGCGATCACCTCGCCCACGCTCTTCGACCTCGCGGCCGCGAAGGGCCTGACCACAGCGAGCGTCGGCTGGCCGGTGACCGGGTGGTCCCCGTCGATCGACATCGCCGTCCCCGAGATCTGGGACCCCGCCGGTCTCGACCAGACCCGCGCCGTGCTCCGCGACGCCGCCTCCGAGCGCGGCCGCGCCTACGTGGACCGTCACGCCGGCGAGATCGGCTGGGACACCAAGCACCGCTTCGGCCGGTTCAACACCGCTGTCGCCGTCGACATGATCGGCTCCGACCGGCCCGACGTGCTGTTCGTGCACCTCGTCGACGTGGACTCCGCCCGGCACACCACCGGGCGTTTCACCCCTGAGGTGCGTGAGGCCTTCGAGCGTGTCGACGGCTGGATCGGGGAGATCCTCGACGCCCTCGGCGCGGCCGGGCTCGCCGAGGACACCAACGTCGCGGTCGTCTCCGACCACGGCCACGTCGAGGTGGGTCGCTGCTTCCGTGCCAACCACCTGCTGGTCCAGGAGGGTCTGATCCGACTCGACGAGCAGGGCGAGGTCGCCTCCTGGGATGCCTGGGTGCACGGCTGCGGGCTGACCGGCCAGCTCCACCTGCACCCCGAGGCCGGTCAGTCGACCCGAGAGCGGGTGCTCGCGCTGGTCGAGACCTGGGTGGAGGATCCGGAGATCCCTGTCGCCGCCCTCCTTGGGCGGGAGGTCATGCGCGAGGAGTACGGGTACGACGGCCCGTTCGTCGGCGTCCTGGAGGGCACCAGCGGCACCAACTTCCAGAACCTCTGGGAGGGACGTTCGCTGTACGGCCGCTTCGATCCGGACTACACGTTCCTGCTCAGCCAGCACGGCCACCTGCCCGAGCAGGACATCCAGGCCGTGTTCGCGATGGTCGGCCCGGACATCGCCGACGGCGTGCGGTTCGCGCGCTGCACCGTCCCCGACGAGGCCGCGACCTTCGCCCACCTGCTCGGGCTCGAGTTCCCCGAGGCCGACGGCGAACCGGTCACGCGAGTGCGGGCCTGA
- a CDS encoding asparaginase, with product MTTATDPSAAVTLVTLGGTITMTQSAPGRHAAPDDTAGARLASALIDGVALTTHEIANVSSSDVRPHHLRAALEQARRAVDEGADGVVLTHGTDTLEESAFLLERFWDREAPLVVTGAMRPASAPGADGPSNLRDAVRTAASPAARGLGVLVVFDAEVHLADQVTKASSRSVSAFASAPSGPVGMIDGDEVRLLHPGPGRAARLPGAPADRFPRVPSLMAGLDDDLDLLDDLPPGTLAGLVIAGVGMGHVSPAAMPRLRRLLEAGVPVVVATRIATGGTSTHHYAYPGSEVDLLEAGAVMAGFLPPPKARLLLQVLLTADASPEQIRRSFEAYAS from the coding sequence GTGACCACCGCGACCGACCCGTCGGCCGCCGTCACCCTGGTGACCCTGGGCGGCACCATCACCATGACCCAGAGCGCGCCGGGCCGGCATGCGGCTCCGGACGACACCGCCGGCGCCCGCCTCGCGAGCGCACTGATCGACGGGGTGGCGCTCACGACTCACGAGATCGCGAACGTCTCCTCCTCCGACGTGCGCCCTCATCATCTCCGTGCGGCGCTCGAGCAGGCGCGGCGCGCGGTCGACGAGGGGGCCGACGGCGTGGTCCTCACGCACGGCACGGATACCCTCGAGGAGTCGGCGTTCCTGCTGGAGCGGTTCTGGGATCGGGAGGCACCGCTGGTGGTGACCGGGGCGATGCGGCCTGCGAGCGCTCCGGGGGCCGACGGGCCGTCGAACCTGCGCGACGCGGTGCGCACGGCGGCCTCCCCTGCGGCCCGCGGTCTGGGCGTGCTCGTGGTGTTCGATGCCGAGGTGCATCTCGCGGACCAGGTCACGAAGGCCTCCTCCCGCTCGGTCTCGGCCTTCGCCTCGGCGCCGTCGGGGCCGGTGGGGATGATCGACGGGGATGAGGTGCGTCTGCTGCACCCGGGCCCGGGCCGCGCGGCGCGTCTGCCGGGTGCACCGGCGGACCGGTTCCCGCGGGTGCCGTCGCTGATGGCCGGGCTCGACGACGACCTGGACCTGCTCGATGACCTGCCGCCCGGCACGCTCGCGGGACTGGTGATCGCCGGGGTCGGGATGGGGCACGTCTCCCCTGCCGCGATGCCGCGGCTGCGGCGCCTGCTGGAGGCCGGGGTTCCGGTGGTGGTCGCGACCCGCATCGCCACCGGCGGCACCTCCACCCATCACTACGCCTACCCCGGCAGCGAGGTGGATCTGCTGGAGGCAGGGGCGGTCATGGCCGGTTTCCTCCCGCCCCCCAAGGCGCGCCTGCTGCTCCAGGTACTGCTCACCGCCGACGCCTCACCGGAGCAGATCAGGAGGTCTTTCGAGGCCTACGCCTCCTGA
- a CDS encoding SRPBCC domain-containing protein, whose product MTAPTVTPESQLTDVTRTVSPAKNGNTVSLAQSFAVAPEELWSALTIGDHLGAWFGRASGEVVEGGRYELPDMETSGRVVAVDAPHRLLLTWEFGNSVSEMELLVTPEEADEGTGGEDTGPRTRFTLRHTVPADAHWATFGPAATGCGWDGALYGLALHLEDPSAPLLAELGAFAASPEGAAFTRATADAWFTAHVASGADKKPARKASVRTAAFYLGEEPELS is encoded by the coding sequence ATGACCGCGCCCACCGTGACCCCCGAGTCCCAGCTGACCGACGTCACCCGCACCGTCTCCCCCGCGAAGAACGGCAACACCGTCTCGCTCGCCCAGAGCTTCGCCGTCGCCCCCGAGGAACTGTGGTCCGCCCTGACCATCGGTGACCATCTCGGCGCGTGGTTCGGCCGCGCGAGCGGCGAAGTGGTCGAGGGCGGCCGCTACGAGCTGCCCGACATGGAGACCAGCGGCCGCGTGGTCGCCGTCGACGCACCACACCGCCTCCTTCTGACCTGGGAGTTCGGCAACAGCGTGAGCGAGATGGAGCTGCTGGTGACCCCTGAGGAGGCTGACGAGGGGACCGGTGGGGAGGACACCGGGCCGCGCACCCGCTTCACACTGCGGCACACCGTCCCGGCCGACGCGCACTGGGCGACCTTCGGTCCGGCCGCGACCGGCTGCGGCTGGGACGGCGCGCTGTACGGGCTGGCTCTGCACCTCGAGGACCCTTCGGCCCCGCTGCTGGCTGAGCTGGGGGCCTTCGCCGCCTCCCCCGAGGGGGCCGCGTTCACCCGCGCGACGGCCGACGCCTGGTTCACGGCCCACGTCGCCTCGGGGGCGGACAAGAAGCCCGCCCGCAAGGCCTCGGTCCGCACCGCCGCCTTCTACCTGGGCGAGGAGCCCGAACTCTCGTGA
- the rlmC gene encoding 23S rRNA (uracil(747)-C(5))-methyltransferase RlmC: protein MRCHHFESGECRSCTLLDLPRPRQIAEGRGRVEELLAPYLAVAEAWGEPITGPDAGFRARGKMAVGGTAQEPILGLPGQALGADLCDCPLYPDGVEEVLEGAKVLIRRAQVPPYDVARRRGELKNVLVTASPDGEHLLRLVLRSDRALARIREHLPALLAEHPSVIAVSANIHPAHTTRVEGEEEISLAGASSIAVRTGDVTLFARPQSFLQTNTEVAASLYRQAADWIAEIAAERAVTGSAAPRLWDLYCGLGGFALHAARAVPAARVTGVEVSPQAIEGAREAAVAQGVTADFLAEDATAWAIREASGVEGPPDVVVVNPPRRGIGAELAAWLESSGVRDVVYSSCNPATLATDLALMPSLRIVAGRFVDMFPHTEHAEVIVRLRRTAAA from the coding sequence GTGCGGTGCCACCATTTCGAGTCCGGGGAGTGCAGATCGTGCACCCTGCTGGATCTCCCCCGGCCGCGACAGATCGCCGAGGGACGCGGCCGCGTCGAGGAGCTGCTCGCCCCGTACCTCGCCGTCGCCGAGGCATGGGGGGAGCCGATCACCGGGCCCGACGCCGGGTTCCGCGCCCGCGGCAAGATGGCCGTCGGCGGCACCGCGCAGGAGCCGATCCTGGGACTGCCCGGTCAGGCGCTCGGTGCGGACCTGTGCGACTGCCCGCTGTACCCCGACGGCGTCGAGGAGGTCCTCGAGGGGGCCAAGGTACTGATCCGTCGGGCGCAGGTGCCGCCGTACGACGTGGCGCGCCGCCGCGGCGAGCTGAAGAACGTGCTGGTCACCGCTTCCCCAGACGGGGAGCACCTGCTGCGTCTCGTGCTGCGCAGCGATCGCGCGCTGGCCAGGATCCGCGAGCATCTGCCGGCGCTGCTGGCCGAGCACCCCTCCGTCATCGCGGTCAGCGCGAACATCCACCCCGCGCACACCACCCGGGTCGAGGGCGAGGAGGAGATCTCCCTCGCGGGGGCCTCCTCGATCGCCGTGCGCACCGGGGACGTGACGCTGTTCGCCCGCCCGCAGTCCTTCCTGCAGACCAACACCGAGGTCGCCGCCTCCCTCTATCGCCAGGCCGCGGACTGGATCGCCGAGATCGCCGCCGAGCGTGCCGTCACCGGTTCCGCCGCCCCGCGCCTGTGGGACCTCTACTGCGGTCTGGGCGGTTTCGCCCTGCACGCGGCCCGCGCCGTCCCCGCGGCGCGGGTCACCGGTGTCGAGGTCTCCCCGCAGGCCATCGAGGGCGCGCGCGAGGCCGCCGTGGCCCAGGGCGTCACCGCCGACTTCCTGGCCGAGGACGCGACCGCCTGGGCGATCCGCGAGGCCTCCGGTGTCGAGGGCCCGCCGGACGTCGTGGTCGTGAACCCTCCTCGCCGCGGGATCGGCGCCGAGCTCGCCGCCTGGCTCGAGAGCTCGGGCGTACGGGACGTCGTCTACTCCAGCTGCAATCCGGCGACCCTGGCCACGGACCTGGCCCTCATGCCCTCGCTGCGGATCGTCGCCGGGCGCTTCGTGGACATGTTCCCGCACACGGAGCACGCGGAGGTCATCGTGCGTCTGCGCCGCACCGCCGCGGCCTGA
- a CDS encoding DUF3817 domain-containing protein, producing the protein MPLISTPPRLYRALALAEMVTWTLLLVGMLLKYVLQVTDVMVRIGGGVHGFVFLAYLVVTVLVAVDQRWKLRDLALGIGSAFIPYLTVPFERAARRRGLLEESWRLRTEPGANALEKVVALALRRPLPAALIALVVVAVVFTVLLNAGPPTQWFS; encoded by the coding sequence ATGCCTCTGATCTCGACGCCGCCGCGCCTGTACCGGGCTCTCGCCCTCGCCGAGATGGTCACCTGGACCCTGCTTCTGGTGGGGATGCTGCTGAAGTACGTGCTGCAGGTGACCGACGTGATGGTGCGCATCGGCGGCGGTGTGCACGGCTTCGTCTTCCTCGCTTACCTCGTGGTGACGGTGCTGGTCGCGGTTGACCAGCGCTGGAAGCTGCGGGACCTCGCCCTCGGCATCGGCTCCGCGTTCATCCCCTACCTGACGGTGCCCTTCGAGCGGGCGGCGCGACGCCGCGGCCTGCTCGAGGAGAGCTGGCGGCTGCGGACGGAACCGGGCGCGAATGCGCTCGAGAAGGTCGTCGCCCTCGCCCTGCGCCGGCCGCTCCCGGCCGCCCTGATCGCGCTCGTGGTGGTGGCCGTGGTGTTCACGGTGCTGCTGAACGCGGGCCCGCCCACGCAGTGGTTCTCCTGA
- a CDS encoding GOLPH3/VPS74 family protein translates to MTTTTTTTIPAELFLLLTNDAGRQDATQYRRQALAGAAVAELVLREKVELSEERNPRVHVSDPSSLGIPVLDQALGALTELEGRRLRSVIAHRSMDLTEVIGECMVAAGAVTRKDGWFLTSWPAHDVSLESALRSRLTEAVRDSRRASLQDGILLEMLRSLRIAHRILREDLDGLSRRELDAVIAGLEIDAPAAKAVKRVMDDMNAAMIATTAAAGGGAT, encoded by the coding sequence ATGACGACCACCACCACGACCACGATCCCCGCAGAGCTGTTCCTCCTGCTGACCAACGACGCCGGCCGCCAGGACGCCACCCAGTACCGCCGGCAGGCGCTGGCCGGGGCCGCCGTCGCCGAGCTGGTGCTGCGTGAGAAGGTGGAGCTGTCCGAGGAGCGCAACCCCCGTGTGCACGTGAGCGACCCCTCCTCCCTGGGGATCCCCGTCCTGGACCAGGCCCTCGGCGCTCTCACCGAGCTGGAGGGACGCCGCCTGCGGTCGGTGATCGCCCACCGCAGCATGGACCTGACCGAGGTGATCGGCGAGTGCATGGTCGCCGCCGGGGCGGTGACCCGCAAGGACGGCTGGTTCCTCACCTCCTGGCCGGCGCACGACGTCTCCCTCGAGTCCGCGCTGCGCAGCCGCCTCACCGAGGCCGTCCGCGACTCGCGCCGGGCGAGTCTCCAGGACGGGATCCTGTTGGAGATGCTGCGGTCGCTGCGGATCGCCCACCGGATCCTCCGCGAGGATCTCGACGGACTCTCCCGCCGGGAGCTCGACGCCGTCATCGCGGGGCTCGAGATCGACGCCCCGGCCGCGAAGGCCGTCAAGCGAGTCATGGACGACATGAACGCCGCGATGATCGCGACCACCGCCGCCGCAGGTGGCGGAGCGACCTGA